A region from the Pseudomonas sp. P8_229 genome encodes:
- a CDS encoding carbohydrate ABC transporter permease — protein sequence MNKVQNNKAWWLVLPVFLLVAFSAVIPMMTVVNYSVQDIFDQSSRYFVGADWYKQVLLDPRLHDSLLRQFIYSACVLLIEIPLGIGIALTMPTKGRWSSVVLIILAIPLLIPWNVVGTIWQIFGRADIGLLGSSLNALGISYNYAANTMDAWVTVLVMDVWHWTSLVALLCFSGLRAIPDVYYQAARIDRASAWAVFRHIQLPKLKSVLLIAVMLRFMDSFMIYTEPFVLTGGGPGNATTFLSQTLTQMAVGQFDLGPAAAFSLVYFLIILLVSWLFYTAMTHSDANR from the coding sequence ATGAACAAGGTGCAGAACAACAAGGCCTGGTGGCTGGTGTTGCCGGTGTTTCTGCTGGTGGCGTTCAGCGCGGTGATCCCGATGATGACCGTGGTCAACTACTCGGTGCAGGACATCTTCGACCAGTCCAGCCGCTACTTCGTCGGTGCCGACTGGTACAAGCAGGTGCTGCTCGATCCGCGTTTGCATGACTCGTTGTTGCGCCAGTTCATCTACTCGGCGTGCGTGCTGCTGATTGAAATTCCGCTGGGTATCGGCATCGCCCTGACCATGCCGACCAAGGGCCGCTGGTCGTCGGTGGTGCTGATCATTCTGGCGATTCCGTTGCTGATCCCGTGGAATGTGGTCGGCACCATCTGGCAGATCTTCGGCCGTGCCGACATTGGTCTGCTCGGGTCGAGCCTGAATGCGCTGGGTATCAGCTACAACTACGCGGCCAACACCATGGACGCCTGGGTGACGGTGCTGGTGATGGACGTCTGGCACTGGACCTCGTTAGTGGCGTTGCTGTGTTTTTCCGGGCTGCGAGCGATTCCCGATGTGTATTACCAGGCGGCGCGGATTGATCGAGCCTCGGCCTGGGCGGTGTTCCGGCACATTCAATTGCCGAAGCTGAAAAGCGTGTTGCTGATCGCGGTGATGCTGCGCTTCATGGACAGTTTCATGATCTACACCGAGCCGTTCGTACTCACCGGCGGCGGGCCGGGCAATGCCACGACCTTCCTCAGTCAGACCTTGACGCAGATGGCCGTCGGCCAATTCGATCTGGGGCCGGCGGCGGCGTTTTCGCTGGTGTACTTCCTGATCATCCTGCTGGTCTCGTGGCTGTTCTACACCGCCATGACCCATTCCGACGCCAACCGCTGA
- a CDS encoding carbohydrate ABC transporter permease produces the protein MSKRKLIPLLVYILFLLVPIYWLLNMSFKSNTEILGGLTLFPQDFTWHNYKVIFTDPSWYNGYLNSLYYVSLNTVISLSVALPAAYAFSRYRFLGDKHLFFWLLTNRMAPPAVFLLPFFQLYSSIGLFDTHIAVALAHCLFNVPLAVWILEGFMSGVPKEIDETAYIDGYSFPKFFVKIFIPLIGSGIGVTAFFCFMFSWVELLLARTLTSVNAKPIAAVMTRTVSASGIDWGVLAAAGVLTILPGMLVIWFVRNHVAKGFALGRV, from the coding sequence ATGAGCAAAAGAAAGCTTATTCCGTTGCTGGTGTACATCCTGTTCCTGCTGGTGCCGATCTACTGGCTGCTGAACATGTCGTTCAAGAGCAACACCGAGATCCTCGGCGGCCTGACGCTGTTTCCGCAGGATTTCACTTGGCACAACTACAAGGTGATCTTCACTGACCCGAGTTGGTACAACGGTTATCTCAACTCGCTGTATTACGTGAGCCTGAACACGGTGATTTCGCTGAGTGTGGCGCTGCCGGCGGCCTATGCGTTTTCGCGCTACCGCTTTCTCGGCGACAAGCACTTGTTCTTCTGGCTGCTGACCAACCGCATGGCGCCGCCGGCGGTGTTTTTGCTGCCGTTCTTCCAGTTGTATTCGTCGATTGGGCTGTTCGACACGCACATCGCCGTCGCATTGGCGCACTGCCTGTTCAACGTGCCGTTGGCGGTGTGGATTCTTGAAGGCTTCATGTCCGGCGTGCCCAAGGAAATCGACGAAACCGCCTACATCGACGGCTACAGCTTTCCCAAGTTCTTCGTGAAGATTTTCATTCCGCTGATCGGCTCCGGCATCGGTGTGACGGCGTTTTTCTGCTTCATGTTTTCCTGGGTCGAACTGCTGTTGGCGCGAACGTTGACCTCGGTCAACGCCAAGCCGATCGCAGCCGTCATGACGCGCACGGTGTCGGCGTCGGGCATCGACTGGGGCGTGCTGGCGGCGGCGGGGGTGCTGACCATCCTGCCGGGCATGCTGGTGATCTGGTTTGTTCGCAACCACGTGGCCAAGGGCTTTGCCCTGGGTCGGGTCTGA
- a CDS encoding DUF2160 domain-containing protein: MEWMSWTTPTAGFFIAIGLLLVGMTTWELRSPSILRRGFLPIATTRGDRLFIGLLGSAYLHLLVIGVTDWSIWVASALSLVWLLAVMRWG, translated from the coding sequence ATGGAATGGATGAGCTGGACCACCCCCACGGCGGGGTTCTTTATCGCCATCGGCCTGCTGCTGGTGGGCATGACCACTTGGGAATTGCGTTCGCCGAGCATCCTGCGGCGAGGTTTTCTGCCGATTGCCACCACCCGTGGCGATCGCTTGTTCATCGGTCTTCTCGGCAGCGCCTACCTGCATCTGCTGGTAATCGGCGTCACCGACTGGAGCATCTGGGTGGCGTCCGCGTTGTCCCTGGTGTGGCTGTTGGCTGTGATGCGCTGGGGCTAG
- a CDS encoding ABC transporter substrate-binding protein gives MFDKNNKLRHSISLAAMLALSGLSASAWADAYEDAAKKWIGSEFKPSTLTADQQLEELKWFIKAAEPFRGMEIKVVSETLTTHEYESKVLAKAFTEITGIKLTHDLLQEGDVVEKMQTVMQSDKNIYDGWVNDSDLIGTHFRYGKTESITDLMANEGKNFTSPTLDIKDFIGISFTTAPDGKIYQLPDQQFANLYWFRADWFERTDLKAKFKEKYGYELGVPVNWSAYEDIAKFFSEDVKEIDGKRVYGHMDYGKKDPSLGWRFTDAWFSMAGGGDKGLPNGLPVDEWGIRVEDCHPVGSSVTRGGDTNGPAAVFATQKYVDWLKAYAPPEAAGMTFSESGPVPSQGNIAQQIFWYTAFTADMTKPGLPVVNADGTPKWRMAPSPRGPYWEEGMKLGYQDVGSWTFMKSTPEKQKLAAWLYAQFVTSKTVSLKKTIVGLTPIRESDINSQAMTDLAPKLGGLVEFYRSPARVQWTPTGTNVPDYPRLAQLWWSHIAEAASGEKTPQQALDGLAKDQDAIMTRLERSKAQATCAPKMNPERDAQYWFDQPGAPKPKLANEKPQGETVSYNQLLKSWADARK, from the coding sequence ATGTTCGATAAAAACAATAAGCTGCGACATAGCATTTCATTGGCAGCCATGCTGGCACTCAGCGGTTTGAGCGCATCTGCCTGGGCCGATGCCTATGAAGACGCTGCGAAAAAATGGATCGGCAGCGAATTCAAACCGTCGACCCTGACGGCCGATCAGCAGCTCGAAGAACTGAAGTGGTTCATCAAGGCCGCCGAGCCGTTTCGCGGCATGGAAATCAAAGTGGTTTCCGAGACCCTGACCACCCACGAATACGAGTCCAAGGTGCTGGCCAAGGCCTTCACCGAAATCACCGGGATCAAACTCACCCACGACCTGCTGCAAGAAGGCGACGTGGTGGAGAAAATGCAGACAGTGATGCAGTCGGACAAGAACATCTACGACGGCTGGGTCAACGACTCGGACCTGATCGGTACGCACTTTCGCTACGGCAAGACCGAATCGATCACCGACCTGATGGCCAACGAAGGCAAGAATTTCACCTCGCCGACCCTCGATATCAAGGACTTCATCGGCATCTCGTTCACCACCGCGCCGGACGGCAAGATCTATCAACTGCCTGATCAGCAGTTCGCCAACCTCTACTGGTTCCGCGCCGACTGGTTTGAGCGTACCGATCTGAAAGCCAAGTTCAAGGAAAAGTACGGCTACGAACTCGGTGTGCCGGTGAACTGGTCGGCCTATGAAGACATCGCCAAATTCTTCAGCGAAGACGTCAAGGAAATCGACGGCAAGCGCGTCTACGGGCACATGGACTACGGCAAGAAAGACCCGTCGCTCGGCTGGCGTTTCACCGATGCCTGGTTCTCCATGGCCGGTGGTGGCGACAAGGGTCTGCCCAACGGTTTGCCGGTGGACGAATGGGGTATTCGCGTCGAGGACTGCCATCCGGTCGGTTCCAGCGTGACTCGTGGCGGCGACACCAACGGCCCGGCCGCCGTGTTCGCTACGCAGAAATACGTCGACTGGCTCAAGGCTTATGCACCGCCGGAAGCGGCGGGCATGACCTTCTCCGAGTCCGGCCCGGTGCCGTCGCAGGGCAACATCGCCCAGCAGATCTTCTGGTACACCGCGTTCACCGCCGACATGACCAAACCGGGCCTGCCGGTGGTCAACGCCGACGGCACGCCGAAATGGCGCATGGCGCCATCGCCGCGCGGACCGTATTGGGAAGAGGGCATGAAGCTCGGTTATCAGGACGTGGGTTCGTGGACGTTCATGAAATCCACGCCTGAGAAACAGAAACTGGCGGCGTGGCTGTATGCGCAGTTCGTGACTTCGAAAACCGTATCGCTGAAGAAAACCATTGTGGGTCTGACGCCGATTCGCGAGTCGGACATCAACTCGCAGGCAATGACCGATCTGGCGCCGAAACTCGGTGGCCTGGTCGAGTTCTACCGCAGCCCGGCCCGCGTGCAATGGACCCCGACCGGGACTAACGTGCCGGACTATCCGCGTCTGGCGCAATTGTGGTGGAGCCACATCGCCGAAGCGGCCAGCGGCGAGAAAACCCCGCAGCAGGCGCTGGATGGCCTGGCCAAGGATCAGGACGCGATCATGACGCGCCTCGAACGCTCCAAGGCCCAGGCCACTTGCGCACCGAAGATGAACCCGGAACGCGACGCGCAGTACTGGTTCGATCAGCCGGGCGCACCGAAGCCGAAACTGGCCAACGAGAAGCCCCAGGGCGAGACTGTGAGCTACAACCAACTGCTGAAATCATGGGCGGATGCGCGCAAGTGA
- a CDS encoding type II toxin-antitoxin system VapC family toxin, translating to MRLLLDTHILLWTLSDDARLSGKARKLIENAAEIYISAATFWEMAIKVGLGKLNVDLEEIRQYCLDSGFIELPVTAEHAIAVKDLEHHHRDPFDRIIVATAMTEPMKLLTADALVARYTDLAVLV from the coding sequence ATGAGGCTTCTGCTCGACACGCACATTTTGCTCTGGACGCTCAGTGATGACGCCAGACTGTCCGGCAAAGCCAGAAAACTGATTGAGAACGCCGCCGAAATCTACATCAGTGCCGCCACCTTCTGGGAAATGGCGATCAAGGTCGGGCTCGGCAAGCTGAATGTTGATCTGGAAGAAATCCGCCAATATTGTCTCGACAGTGGCTTTATCGAACTGCCAGTGACTGCAGAGCACGCCATCGCCGTGAAGGATCTTGAGCACCATCATCGCGATCCGTTTGACCGCATTATCGTGGCCACAGCAATGACCGAACCGATGAAGTTGCTCACGGCTGATGCTTTGGTTGCTCGCTACACCGATCTGGCTGTTCTGGTCTGA
- a CDS encoding type II toxin-antitoxin system Phd/YefM family antitoxin — MNRDIVCEWAEEVYGLAALKYSGYICPEYRGELMIIVPLAEAKNNLSKLVDDAAAGQVITIAKHGRAMARLVPVGKPSAQRIGAMKGKLVLPDDFDSPLPDEMLDAFEGTQA, encoded by the coding sequence ATGAACAGGGATATCGTTTGCGAATGGGCTGAAGAAGTCTATGGTTTGGCAGCGTTGAAATATTCTGGCTATATTTGTCCAGAATACAGGGGTGAGCTGATGATCATCGTTCCGCTGGCTGAAGCCAAAAACAATTTATCCAAACTCGTCGATGATGCCGCTGCTGGCCAAGTCATCACGATTGCCAAGCATGGCCGGGCGATGGCGCGCCTCGTTCCCGTAGGAAAACCCAGCGCTCAGCGTATTGGCGCAATGAAAGGCAAACTGGTGTTGCCCGATGATTTCGATTCACCATTGCCCGATGAAATGCTTGATGCATTTGAGGGCACTCAAGCATGA
- a CDS encoding heavy metal sensor histidine kinase gives MKPASLSMRLGLTVSTLGALLVVFLAILAYFALTHELNALSRDSLQKKMAQVEHSLSMYVDANEVSGKPHILLDQVMGHDNLTLTIYDRSNQRSPLLKSGSGLKDPRAELRAVRATTDQLTYSDSTDAEGAKFLTASKLIRLKDGSRVPVLLSMDNAHDQALLSAYLRSTLIALPLLLVFIGLTAWGAVQRGLAPLREFRKVAAMVSTRDLEHRLSVVNMPQELSELAQGINFMLDRLDAGVQQLSQFSDDLAHELRTPINNLMGKAQVTLSRERSVDEYKDVLVSCTEELERVARIVSDMLFLAQVSHPSALAPFESVDLEVETAKVAEMFSLSAQDKDIHLNVVGSASVLGDRLMIQRAISNLLSNALRHCPAGKTVTLLIDQGATQASLLVSNPGVGIEAQHLPYLFDRFYRVDSSRSRSQGSTGLGLAIVRSIMSLHQGVAEVKSLPGAMTVFRLGFPAVTPMAPSLAGKLPQ, from the coding sequence ATGAAGCCGGCCAGCCTGTCGATGCGCCTGGGTTTGACGGTGAGTACGCTCGGCGCATTGTTGGTGGTGTTTCTGGCGATCCTGGCGTATTTCGCCCTGACCCATGAGCTCAATGCACTGTCCCGCGACAGTCTGCAAAAGAAGATGGCGCAGGTCGAGCACAGCCTGTCGATGTACGTCGATGCCAATGAAGTCAGCGGCAAGCCGCATATTCTGCTCGATCAGGTCATGGGCCACGACAACCTGACGCTGACGATTTATGACCGTTCGAATCAGCGTTCACCGCTGCTCAAGTCCGGCTCAGGATTGAAGGATCCGCGCGCCGAATTGCGGGCGGTGCGGGCGACGACCGATCAGTTGACCTACAGCGACAGCACCGATGCCGAAGGCGCGAAATTTCTCACCGCGTCGAAGCTGATTCGACTCAAGGATGGCAGCAGAGTGCCGGTGCTGCTGTCGATGGACAACGCGCATGATCAGGCGCTGCTCAGCGCTTATCTGCGTTCGACGCTGATTGCCTTGCCGTTGCTGCTGGTGTTCATCGGCCTGACCGCCTGGGGCGCGGTGCAACGCGGATTGGCACCGCTGCGCGAGTTCCGCAAGGTAGCGGCGATGGTCTCGACCCGGGATCTGGAGCATCGGCTGTCGGTGGTGAACATGCCGCAGGAGTTGAGCGAACTGGCGCAAGGCATCAACTTCATGCTGGATCGGCTCGATGCCGGCGTGCAGCAGTTGTCGCAGTTTTCCGATGATCTGGCGCATGAGTTGCGTACGCCGATCAATAACCTGATGGGCAAGGCGCAGGTGACGCTGTCGCGCGAACGCTCGGTGGATGAGTACAAGGACGTGCTGGTGTCGTGCACCGAAGAGCTGGAACGGGTGGCGCGGATTGTCTCGGACATGCTGTTTCTGGCACAGGTCAGTCATCCGTCGGCGCTGGCGCCGTTTGAGTCGGTGGATCTTGAGGTTGAAACAGCGAAAGTCGCGGAGATGTTTTCGTTGTCGGCGCAGGACAAGGACATTCATTTGAATGTGGTCGGTAGTGCGTCGGTGTTGGGGGATCGCTTGATGATTCAGCGGGCGATTTCGAACCTGCTGTCCAATGCGCTGCGGCACTGCCCTGCCGGGAAAACGGTGACGTTGTTGATCGATCAAGGCGCGACGCAGGCTTCACTGCTGGTCAGCAACCCCGGCGTGGGGATTGAAGCGCAACACTTGCCTTATTTGTTTGATCGCTTCTACCGCGTCGACAGCAGCCGCTCACGCTCGCAGGGCAGCACCGGGCTGGGGCTGGCAATTGTGCGGTCGATCATGAGCCTGCATCAGGGTGTGGCGGAGGTGAAGAGCTTGCCCGGCGCCATGACCGTATTCAGGCTTGGGTTTCCTGCGGTGACGCCAATGGCCCCTTCGCTTGCAGGCAAGCTCCCACAGTGA
- a CDS encoding heavy metal response regulator transcription factor, whose amino-acid sequence MRILVVEDELKAAEYLHQGLTESGYIVDHAVNGADGLHLAQQQVYDLVILDVNLPELDGWGVLEQLRRTHSTRVMMLTARGRLADKIRGLDLGADDYLVKPFEFPELLARVRTLMRRSENIPVPQVLKVADLELDPGRHRAFRGAQRIDLTTKEFALLHLLMRQSGEVLTRTQIISLVWDMNFDCDTNVVEVSIRRLRAKIDDPFDNKLIHTLRGVGYVLEARQ is encoded by the coding sequence ATGCGAATCCTTGTCGTCGAGGACGAGCTTAAAGCTGCCGAATACTTGCATCAGGGTTTGACCGAAAGTGGTTATATCGTTGATCACGCCGTGAATGGCGCCGACGGTTTGCACCTGGCGCAACAACAGGTATATGACCTGGTCATTCTCGACGTGAACCTGCCGGAACTCGACGGCTGGGGCGTGCTGGAACAACTGCGCCGCACCCACTCAACGCGGGTGATGATGCTCACCGCGCGCGGGCGTCTGGCGGACAAGATCCGTGGCCTGGATCTGGGCGCCGACGACTATCTGGTCAAGCCGTTCGAGTTTCCCGAATTGTTGGCGCGGGTGCGCACGTTGATGCGCCGCAGCGAAAACATCCCGGTGCCGCAGGTGCTGAAGGTGGCCGATCTGGAACTCGATCCGGGCCGCCATCGGGCGTTTCGTGGCGCGCAACGCATCGACCTGACTACCAAGGAATTCGCCCTGCTGCACCTGCTGATGCGCCAGTCCGGCGAAGTACTGACGCGCACGCAGATCATCTCGCTGGTGTGGGACATGAATTTCGACTGCGACACCAACGTGGTCGAAGTCTCGATCCGGCGCTTGCGGGCGAAGATCGACGACCCGTTCGACAACAAGCTGATCCATACCCTGCGCGGTGTCGGCTACGTGCTGGAGGCGCGGCAATGA
- a CDS encoding TolC family protein: MPGLIELTARSRLKKTASGLILLACTSLASASTLTLDQALQSAFAGNPDLAAAQWEIGIAEGDRQQAGLIPNPEVSWEAEDTRRNSRTTTVMLSQPIELGGKRGARIDVASRAQDAAGIELERKRNALRADVIQAFNRAQTAQQRLQLSRQSLQLAEHGLRVAQGRIEAGKSSPVEGTRAQVQLSEVRLELSRAERDQATVYQQLAQVMGAPLPTSTNVQAATQNLASVPPPTRLLERLNQTAELRLAKLQIDQREASLGLEKSQRIPDLTVSIGSQYSETERERVNVVGLSMPIPLFNRNQGNVLAAARRSDQARDLRNATELRLRTEIQTSLEQWQTANGEVKAFNQTILPAAQSAVDSATRGFEMGKFGFLDVLDAQRTLIAARSQYIQAVSEATDARVRLERIFGDLSVRP; encoded by the coding sequence TTGCCCGGTTTAATAGAACTGACGGCGCGATCACGCCTGAAAAAAACCGCCAGCGGCCTCATATTGTTGGCCTGTACCAGCCTTGCCAGTGCCTCGACCCTGACCCTGGATCAGGCGCTGCAAAGCGCCTTCGCCGGCAACCCGGATCTGGCCGCCGCGCAGTGGGAAATCGGCATTGCCGAGGGCGATCGGCAGCAGGCTGGCCTGATCCCCAACCCCGAAGTCTCCTGGGAAGCCGAAGACACCCGACGCAACTCGCGCACCACTACGGTGATGCTCAGCCAGCCGATTGAGCTGGGCGGCAAACGCGGCGCCCGCATCGATGTCGCCAGCCGTGCGCAGGACGCGGCCGGCATCGAGCTGGAGCGCAAGCGCAATGCCTTGCGCGCCGATGTGATTCAGGCGTTCAACCGCGCGCAGACCGCGCAGCAACGCCTGCAGTTGTCGCGCCAGTCACTGCAACTGGCCGAGCACGGTTTGCGCGTTGCCCAAGGGCGAATCGAGGCGGGTAAATCATCACCGGTCGAGGGCACCCGCGCACAAGTACAGCTCTCGGAAGTGCGCCTGGAACTGAGCCGCGCCGAGCGCGATCAGGCCACCGTCTATCAACAACTGGCGCAGGTCATGGGCGCGCCGTTGCCGACCTCGACCAACGTGCAAGCCGCCACACAAAACCTCGCCAGCGTGCCGCCGCCGACCCGTTTGCTCGAGCGTCTGAACCAGACCGCCGAATTGCGTCTGGCCAAGTTGCAGATCGATCAGCGCGAAGCGTCGTTGGGCCTGGAAAAGTCCCAGCGCATCCCTGACCTCACCGTGAGCATCGGCAGCCAGTACAGCGAAACCGAGCGCGAGCGGGTCAATGTGGTCGGGCTGTCGATGCCGATTCCGCTGTTCAACCGCAATCAGGGCAACGTGCTGGCGGCGGCGCGCCGCAGCGATCAGGCGCGGGATCTGCGCAACGCCACCGAGCTGCGCTTGCGCACCGAAATCCAGACCAGCCTCGAGCAATGGCAGACCGCCAACGGCGAAGTCAAAGCCTTCAACCAGACCATCCTGCCCGCCGCGCAGAGTGCGGTGGACAGCGCCACGCGCGGCTTCGAAATGGGCAAGTTCGGCTTCCTCGACGTGCTCGACGCCCAGCGCACGCTGATCGCCGCCCGCAGCCAATACATCCAGGCCGTCAGCGAGGCGACCGACGCCCGTGTGCGCCTCGAACGGATCTTTGGCGACCTCAGCGTCCGCCCTTGA
- a CDS encoding efflux RND transporter periplasmic adaptor subunit codes for MDKKLMVVTVATLALGIGIGSMWPATSNIEAHADVASEHADHAEEGAAADGEHDEEGHIELSAEQIAAAGIQLAEARAQSISLGLSFPGEVRFDEDRTAHVVPRVPGVVESVAVNLGQPVKKGQLLAVIASQQISDQRSEQAAAQRRLALARTTYEREKKLWQDKISAEQDFLQAKQALEEAEIAMNNARQKISVLSGSVVATGGNRYELRAPFDGVVVEKHLTPGEVVDETTAAFTLSDLSRVWVTFGVSPKDLNKVQVGKPVTVSAPELKAEVTGTVAYVGSLLGEQTRTATVRVTLENPQGSWRPGLFVSALVATDSRQAKVAVPETAIQTVEEKPTVFVRTGDGFKAQTVELGSRAAGHVEITQGLDAGVQVASAGSFVLKSELGKASAEHSH; via the coding sequence ATGGATAAAAAACTGATGGTTGTCACGGTGGCGACGTTGGCACTGGGCATCGGCATCGGCTCGATGTGGCCGGCCACGAGCAATATCGAAGCGCACGCCGACGTGGCCTCCGAACACGCGGATCACGCCGAGGAGGGCGCTGCGGCCGACGGTGAACATGACGAAGAAGGGCACATCGAACTGAGCGCCGAGCAGATCGCGGCGGCGGGCATTCAACTGGCCGAAGCGCGGGCGCAGAGTATCAGTCTCGGCCTGTCGTTCCCCGGCGAAGTGCGCTTCGATGAGGATCGAACCGCCCACGTCGTGCCGCGCGTGCCGGGGGTGGTCGAGTCGGTGGCGGTCAACCTCGGGCAACCGGTGAAAAAGGGCCAGTTGCTGGCGGTGATCGCCAGTCAGCAAATCTCCGATCAGCGCAGCGAACAGGCTGCCGCGCAACGTCGCCTGGCCTTGGCGCGCACCACCTACGAGCGCGAGAAAAAGCTGTGGCAGGACAAGATCTCCGCCGAGCAGGATTTCCTGCAGGCGAAGCAGGCGCTGGAAGAGGCGGAAATCGCCATGAACAACGCCCGGCAGAAAATCAGCGTACTCAGCGGCAGCGTGGTCGCCACCGGCGGCAATCGCTACGAACTGCGCGCACCGTTCGACGGCGTGGTGGTGGAAAAACACCTGACGCCGGGGGAGGTGGTCGATGAGACCACCGCAGCGTTCACCCTGTCGGACTTGTCCCGCGTGTGGGTGACCTTCGGTGTTTCGCCCAAGGATCTGAACAAGGTGCAAGTGGGCAAGCCGGTCACTGTCAGCGCGCCTGAACTGAAAGCCGAAGTCACCGGCACCGTGGCTTATGTTGGCAGCTTGCTCGGCGAACAAACCCGTACCGCGACCGTTCGCGTCACCTTGGAAAACCCTCAAGGCTCATGGCGCCCCGGGCTGTTCGTCAGCGCGCTGGTCGCCACCGACAGCCGTCAGGCAAAAGTCGCCGTGCCGGAAACCGCGATCCAGACGGTCGAGGAAAAACCCACGGTGTTCGTGCGCACCGGCGACGGCTTCAAGGCGCAAACGGTGGAGCTGGGCAGCCGTGCAGCTGGTCACGTGGAAATCACTCAAGGGCTGGACGCCGGTGTGCAAGTCGCCAGCGCCGGCAGCTTCGTCCTCAAGTCGGAGCTGGGCAAGGCCTCGGCCGAGCACTCGCACTGA